The following are encoded in a window of Psilocybe cubensis strain MGC-MH-2018 chromosome 4, whole genome shotgun sequence genomic DNA:
- a CDS encoding NADH dehydrogenase [ubiquinone] 1 alpha subcomplex assembly factor 3 — MASRQVLRGFRDFNSHATGRAWYSFASSTSSRLSRPKCTRLSATPLPMTGWHSLTFGTRGLHSTRAVRDSSFTNLLADDGNPPPVQVSSISDAGIQLADGLILPGACMFLEGKVFLWDVPNTDLKSKITAERWNGWNGELFQILEVVTPKPEMLLLGTGKTLVPPPAFLRSYLSGLGIQLEIMDTRNACSTYNLLSEEGRRVAAALLPFKPYTWPKTTQP; from the exons ATGGCTTCTCGACAGGTTTTGCGTGGCTTCAGGGACTTCAACTCCCATGCCACTGGTAGGGCATGGTACAGTTTCGCTTCTTCGACGTCGTCGCGTCTCTCCAGACCGAAGTGCACACGATTATCTGCGACACCTTTGCCTATGACAGGTTGGCATAGCCTTACCTTTGGTACAAGAGGGCTTCACTCCACGCGAGCTGTACGAGACAGCTCATTCACCAATCTACTAGCGGACGACGGTAATCCACCCCCAGTGCAGGTCTCATCCATTTCGGATGCGGGGATTCAGCTGGCAGATGGGCTTATTCTACCAGGCGCTTGTATGTTTCTTGAAGGCAAGGTCTTCCTTTGGGACGTGCCAAACACAGACTTGAAGTCAAAAATTACGGCGGAAAGATGGAACGGGTGGAATGGGGAATTGTTCCAGATACTGGAAGTGGTGACCCCAAAGCCTG AAATGCTTTTGTTGGGTACTGGGAAGACACTAGTGCCTCCTCCAGCATTCTTGCGGTCATATCTCAGTGGTTTAGGAATTCAGCTAGAGATCATGGACACG AGAAACGCTTGTTCTACATATAACCTGCTGTCTGAAGAAGGACGACGCGTCGCTGCTGCTTTGTTACCGTTCAAACCTTATACCTGGCCCAAAACAACCCAGCCATGA
- a CDS encoding NADH-ubiquinone oxidoreductase 20.8 kDa subunit: MSQVHQQGGVYPPKEYVESAPMPANIPHVDEVGATSGPLKSASFFIGAYCKEYNEDFMLCKNENRDPAHCLKEGRKVTRCAIDLITKMRENCAQQFDAHWECLEKRNQEFYLCRKQERKLNSCMFEKLGLTKTIPGSPAGQPQIHEVQNPIYKPIQK; encoded by the exons ATGAGTCAAGTGCACCAGCAAGGAGGGGTATACCCACCTAAGGAGTATGTTGAATCTGCACCCATGCCCGCCAACATTCCCCACGTCGACGAGGTCGGAGCAACGAGTGGCCCGCTGAAGAGTGCATCCTTCTTTATTGGAGCGTATTGCAAGGAGTATAACG AGGATTTCATGCTTTGCAAAAATGAGAATCGGGACCCTGCTCACTGCTTGAAGGAGGGAAGGAAAGTTACGCGATGTGCTATAGATTT GATAACAAAGATGCGCGAGAACTGTGCCCAACAGTTTGATGCACACTGGGAGTGTTTGGAGAAAAGGAACCAA GAGTTCTATCTTTGCCGCAAACAAGAACGAAAGCTCAACTCGTGTATGTTTGAGAAACTT GGTCTGACAAAAACCATTCCTGGATCACCAGCAGGCCAGCCCCAAATTCACGAGGTGCAGAACCCCATATACAAGCCCATTCAGAAATAG
- a CDS encoding Flap endonuclease GEN-like protein 1 (Flap endonuclease GEN homolog 1): protein MGVKGLWKLLDPVATRASFQRLAVEDGFMSNRQGTRGYRLGVDAMGWIYRACYRHGATKNMELATLNARCSRLYSLPILPIFVFDGPNKPSIKRKKNIRGNRHWIEADFKSLLDAYGFIWCEAPGEAEAELARLTKEDYLDAVLTEDSDSIVFGTTTVLRIDEDVSDDEQVVVYRSSDILQALQMNSEDMVLIALLVGGDYNPGGVKGCGIETALGLAKAGFGRSLACGLKENNYSQEAQQQFLHEWRSQLISEAHSNSSFHLPRRCPSLAHNLPADFPSSDILSYYLHPVVSDDLIPVLFSRQLSLPAMMLFAEDHFVWGTDAVVMLRHLSNSILPGIALRSAMQIARARDIGFHYYGHMFFGQIVGKRQSSKRSPELRVKIDFPKDIIQDGINRLRAAQENPRFDQSSVDSWIQNCLPKLRAWIPSNMMEGI, encoded by the exons ATGGGCGTTAAAGGCCTGTGGAAG CTACTAGACCCTGTAGCAACACGAGCCTCGTTTCAACGTCTGGCTGTTGAGGATGGATTTATGTCAAACCGTCAAGGAACCCGAGGATATAGGCTTGGTGTTGATGCAAT GGGGTGGATTTACCGTGCATGCTACCGACACGGTGCTACAAAGAATATGGAGCTTGCTACTCTAAATGCTCGCTGTAGCCGCCTATACTCGCTTCCTATTCTGCCcatctttgtctttgatgGCCCCAACAAACCAAGTATAAAGCGCAAAAAGAACATAAGGGGAAATCGCCACTGGATTGAAGCTGATTTCAAATCGCTGTTAGATGCTTACGGTTTTATTTGGTGTGAG GCACCTGGTGAAGCTGAAGCGGAGCTTGCCAGACTTACAAAGGAGGACTATCTCGATGCCGTTCTTACAGAAGACTCTGATAGTATTGTATTTGGTACCACAACTGTCTTGCGAAT CGATGAAGATGTGTCCGATGATGAACAGGTGGTTGTATATCGATCATCTGATattcttcaagctcttcaGATGAATAGCGAGGATATGGTTCTTATTGCACTATTGGTTGGTGGCGACTACAATCCT GGTGGAGTCAAAGGCTGTGGCATTGAAACAGCACTTGGACTTGCAAAAGCTGGTTTTGGTCGATCACTAGCGTGTGGCCTTAAGGAAAACAACTACAGTCAAGAAGCACAGCAACAATTCCTACATGAATGGCGAAGCCAGCTAATAAGTGAAGCTCATAGCAattcttcatttcatttaCCTCGCCGCTGCCCATCTTTGGCCCACAATCTTCCGGCAGACTTTCCCTCTTCCGATATACTAAGCTATTATCTCCATCCTGTTGTATCCGATGATCTCATTCCAGTTCTTTTTTCTCGTCAACTATCTCTTCCAGCCATGATGCTATTTGCCGAAGATCATTTCGTATGGGGTACAGATGCTGTGGTTATGTTACGCCACCTGTCTAACAGCATTCTTCCTGGAATTGCACTTAGGTCGGCAATGCAAATTGCTCGAGCTCGGGATATTGGCTTTCATTATTATGGCCACATGTTTTTTGGCCAAATTGTTGGGAAGCGACAATCTAGCAAGCGCTCTCCGGAATTACGTGTCAAGATTGATTTTCCAAAAGACATTATTCAAGATGGCATTAATAGGCTTCGAGCGGCTCAAGAAAATCCTCGATTTGATCAATCAAGTGTCGATTCTTGGATTCAAAATTGTCTTCCAAAGCTACGTGCATGGATTCCAAGTAATATGATGGAGGGTATTTAG